One stretch of Thermococcus sp. M36 DNA includes these proteins:
- a CDS encoding NAD(P)/FAD-dependent oxidoreductase, whose translation MVTKVAIIGAGISGASIARVLSRYENLEVHLIEKAPDVGWGVSKANTALIHGGYDDDPKKYPMRAKLCVKGNRLWHQWVKELQIPHIWNGALIVALKEEDFDELEKLLERGRGNGVPEMRIVDRDKLFHLEPGLTKEAIGALWVPIVGQIGPIPAVIAIVENAVANGVKTHLETEVTGIKVENGEVKGVETSNGFIKADIVINAAGLHADEISRMAGIDYFEIHPRKGEYWLFDDDIPGPRRVLFPTPTPISKGIVVTTEISGHLMIGPNAQDLPPEEKENLSTTREGLESVWEGARKLWPNLPPRSKVIRTFAGLRPEPTGGDFIIKAEEEVWGFINVAGIRSPGLTSAPAIAYEVAEIIQRDLGIKLVEKAKWNPYRKEISHFFMMTPEKVNEAVKRNPAYGKIVCRCNNVSEGDVLEAIERMKAIGVKTPSVDSVKFRTKATTGTCQGSFCRPKVVQLLAREYGIEPWKVTLKGKGSEIGTGDVKALRRGA comes from the coding sequence ATGGTGACAAAGGTCGCCATAATAGGCGCTGGAATAAGCGGTGCGAGCATAGCGCGCGTTCTGAGCAGGTACGAAAACCTTGAGGTGCACCTAATCGAAAAAGCCCCCGACGTCGGCTGGGGTGTTAGCAAAGCTAACACCGCTTTGATACACGGCGGCTACGACGATGACCCTAAGAAGTACCCCATGAGGGCAAAGCTCTGCGTTAAGGGAAACCGGCTCTGGCACCAGTGGGTCAAGGAGCTTCAGATCCCGCACATTTGGAACGGAGCGTTGATAGTTGCACTCAAGGAGGAGGACTTCGACGAGCTGGAAAAGCTTTTGGAGCGCGGGAGGGGGAACGGCGTCCCCGAGATGAGGATAGTCGATAGGGATAAACTCTTCCACCTCGAGCCTGGCCTCACGAAGGAAGCAATCGGAGCGCTTTGGGTGCCGATAGTCGGCCAGATTGGTCCGATCCCCGCGGTCATAGCGATAGTCGAGAACGCGGTCGCAAACGGTGTGAAGACCCACCTTGAAACCGAGGTTACGGGAATTAAGGTCGAGAACGGTGAGGTCAAGGGCGTCGAAACCAGCAACGGCTTCATAAAGGCTGACATCGTCATCAACGCCGCGGGCCTCCATGCCGACGAGATATCCAGAATGGCCGGCATTGACTACTTCGAGATACACCCGAGGAAGGGCGAGTACTGGCTCTTTGACGACGATATTCCCGGCCCGAGGAGGGTTCTCTTCCCGACGCCGACGCCGATAAGCAAGGGCATCGTCGTTACGACGGAGATAAGCGGCCATCTCATGATAGGCCCCAACGCCCAAGACCTGCCGCCGGAGGAGAAGGAAAACCTCTCCACAACGAGGGAGGGCCTTGAGAGCGTATGGGAGGGTGCCAGGAAGCTGTGGCCCAACCTGCCGCCGAGGAGCAAGGTTATCAGAACCTTCGCCGGTCTGAGGCCAGAGCCGACGGGAGGGGACTTTATAATCAAGGCCGAGGAGGAGGTCTGGGGATTCATAAACGTCGCCGGAATACGCTCTCCGGGACTTACAAGCGCCCCTGCAATAGCCTATGAGGTTGCCGAAATAATTCAGCGCGACCTCGGGATAAAACTGGTCGAGAAGGCCAAGTGGAACCCGTACAGGAAGGAGATAAGCCACTTCTTCATGATGACACCGGAGAAGGTGAACGAGGCCGTGAAGAGGAATCCGGCATACGGGAAGATCGTCTGCCGTTGCAACAACGTTAGTGAAGGCGACGTCTTGGAGGCGATAGAGAGGATGAAGGCCATAGGCGTCAAGACGCCGAGCGTCGATTCCGTGAAGTTTAGGACGAAGGCCACAACCGGAACCTGCCAGGGAAGCTTCTGCAGGCCGAAAGTAGTCCAGCTCCTCGCGAGAGAGTATGGAATTGAGCCCTGGAAGGTTACCCTCAAAGGAAAAGGAAGCGAGATTGGAACAGGCGACGTTAAGGCCCTCAGGAGGGGTGCCTGA